A genomic stretch from Sulfurihydrogenibium azorense Az-Fu1 includes:
- a CDS encoding 2Fe-2S iron-sulfur cluster-binding protein: MELKPMEKVNIKIDGIEIQVDKGTTVLEAAKKLNKLIPTFCYHEKLPIFGGCRMCLVYDVKARRSIIACGSYVYDGMEIETENEKVKEDRKFILEMLFTRHPLDCPICDKAGECDLQNWGTYWGPQNPVLPITPFEKIREEVDWESDYLEYVSNRCVLCMKCVSVCDNINQSHSLYPLERAFETLIDPVKKPMDTSSCEMCGLCVDICPVGAILFKPFKYNARPWLLNETFTHCSICSLGCPVVIDHDGKKIYRIRSTAELEVCAKPYLGYDSFNTNRLKTPKINGENTSLDNALKQIAETVNKNPSKTAVIVSPYLSNEVLESINSFGLLTTSIITLDVVPLLEGFGDYKPPTQEEIKNASHYIVIGDDITLTNPVLTYYMKKKVVYIGESLGRIKKLYPYFIQAKGREIIEKLKEVAQEGSVIVYSSYFYGEDARYLGEVLKNLEVEKGCKIIISPPYSNAFGVVNYIKNIYPITQIFEKVISGEIENIVMFGEEISLVVEEEKLKEILNKLKTKILFTPFEDGLALISDVVIPLNTWIEEDGHYDFLTGQRKSKASIKPIYKNSDVLNKLKSMLQLNNLKIDIKPFDYSIPDWILKYQQDIWDCSYFSLRSENLTNWKLKNLGVLDEY; encoded by the coding sequence ATGGAGTTAAAACCTATGGAAAAAGTAAACATAAAAATAGATGGTATAGAGATACAAGTTGACAAGGGTACAACTGTTTTAGAAGCTGCAAAAAAATTAAATAAACTAATACCTACCTTCTGTTATCACGAAAAACTACCTATCTTTGGTGGTTGTAGAATGTGTCTTGTTTACGATGTAAAAGCAAGAAGAAGTATAATTGCCTGTGGTAGTTATGTTTACGATGGAATGGAAATAGAAACAGAAAACGAAAAGGTAAAAGAAGACAGAAAGTTTATTTTAGAGATGCTTTTTACAAGGCATCCACTTGACTGTCCTATATGTGATAAAGCTGGAGAGTGTGACCTTCAAAACTGGGGAACCTACTGGGGACCTCAAAATCCAGTCCTGCCCATAACACCCTTTGAAAAAATAAGGGAAGAAGTTGACTGGGAAAGTGATTACCTTGAGTATGTATCAAATAGATGTGTTTTATGTATGAAATGTGTAAGTGTTTGTGATAACATAAATCAGTCTCATTCTCTTTACCCACTTGAAAGAGCCTTTGAAACTTTAATAGACCCGGTTAAAAAACCTATGGATACAAGTAGCTGTGAGATGTGTGGGCTGTGTGTTGATATATGTCCTGTTGGTGCAATACTATTTAAACCTTTTAAGTACAATGCACGTCCTTGGCTTTTAAATGAGACTTTTACCCACTGTAGCATATGTAGTTTAGGCTGTCCAGTTGTAATAGACCACGATGGAAAAAAGATTTACAGAATAAGAAGCACAGCAGAACTTGAAGTATGTGCAAAACCTTACTTAGGTTATGATTCATTTAATACAAACAGATTAAAAACTCCAAAGATTAACGGAGAAAATACATCTTTAGATAACGCTTTAAAACAAATAGCTGAGACAGTAAACAAAAACCCTTCAAAAACAGCTGTTATTGTATCTCCTTACCTATCAAACGAAGTTTTAGAAAGTATAAACAGTTTTGGACTACTTACAACCTCAATTATAACGTTAGACGTTGTTCCACTACTTGAAGGTTTTGGGGATTATAAACCTCCTACCCAAGAGGAGATTAAAAACGCAAGCCACTATATAGTTATAGGAGATGATATTACCTTAACTAACCCTGTTTTAACTTACTATATGAAGAAAAAAGTTGTGTACATAGGAGAAAGTTTAGGAAGAATAAAGAAGCTGTATCCTTACTTTATACAGGCTAAAGGCAGAGAGATAATAGAAAAACTAAAGGAAGTGGCACAAGAAGGAAGTGTAATAGTATACTCATCTTATTTTTATGGAGAAGATGCAAGGTACTTAGGAGAGGTTCTTAAAAACCTTGAAGTTGAAAAAGGCTGTAAAATTATAATATCTCCTCCATACTCAAACGCTTTTGGAGTTGTAAATTACATTAAAAATATCTATCCAATAACACAAATCTTTGAAAAAGTTATATCAGGTGAGATAGAAAACATTGTAATGTTTGGAGAGGAGATATCTTTAGTAGTAGAAGAAGAAAAGCTTAAAGAGATATTAAACAAACTAAAAACAAAAATTTTATTTACACCTTTTGAAGATGGACTGGCTTTAATAAGTGATGTAGTAATTCCCTTAAATACTTGGATAGAAGAGGATGGACATTACGACTTTTTAACAGGCCAAAGAAAGTCAAAGGCTTCAATAAAACCTATTTATAAAAACAGTGATGTTTTAAATAAATTAAAATCAATGCTACAGTTAAATAACCTTAAGATAGACATAAAACCTTTCGATTACTCAATTCCAGATTGGATATTAAAATATCAACAAGATATATGGGACTGTTCTTACTTTTCTTTAAGGTCTGAAAATCTTACAAACTGGAAATTAAAAAACTTAGGGGTGTTAGATGAATATTAA
- a CDS encoding GGDEF domain-containing protein, whose product MKKNFNIGKEEKFFEINIRETSDKLEKIADSIEEKLLDILNVAYLHKENIQKHEEITKKSDDEKFSKILQELEFIKNQNESLTKKLENYHKEIQNLNMELKIAKQDATIDFLTGVVNRRSFDRTLGNLLKEVREKDYIFTLILLDIDNFKSVNDTYGHLAGDLVLKEISTVLRIFLRANTIIGRIGGEEFGIILPGVSLENGIKVAERIRSIIENREVKFEDRIIKFTASFGVTESKKEDTKESIYKRVDEALYIAKRNGKNRVAFL is encoded by the coding sequence ATGAAAAAAAATTTTAATATTGGCAAAGAAGAAAAATTTTTTGAAATAAACATAAGAGAAACATCAGATAAATTGGAAAAAATAGCAGACAGCATAGAAGAAAAACTCCTTGATATATTAAACGTTGCTTACTTACATAAGGAAAACATACAGAAGCATGAGGAGATTACCAAAAAGTCAGATGACGAAAAATTTTCTAAGATTCTACAAGAACTTGAATTTATAAAAAATCAGAATGAAAGTTTAACAAAGAAGTTAGAAAATTACCATAAAGAAATTCAAAATCTGAACATGGAACTAAAAATTGCAAAACAAGACGCAACTATTGATTTCTTAACAGGTGTTGTAAATCGTAGAAGTTTTGACAGAACATTGGGGAATTTGTTAAAAGAAGTAAGGGAAAAGGATTATATCTTTACGTTAATCTTATTAGATATTGATAATTTTAAATCTGTTAACGATACTTATGGACATTTGGCTGGTGATTTAGTTTTGAAAGAGATTTCTACTGTTTTAAGAATCTTTTTAAGGGCTAATACAATAATTGGAAGGATAGGAGGAGAAGAGTTTGGAATAATCTTACCTGGAGTGTCTTTAGAAAATGGAATAAAAGTAGCTGAAAGAATAAGAAGTATTATTGAAAATAGAGAAGTAAAATTTGAAGATAGAATAATAAAATTTACTGCCAGTTTTGGCGTAACAGAAAGTAAAAAAGAAGATACAAAAGAATCAATATATAAGAGAGTAGATGAAGCACTTTATATTGCTAAAAGAAATGGGAAAAATAGAGTAGCCTTTTTATAA
- the rfaE1 gene encoding D-glycero-beta-D-manno-heptose-7-phosphate kinase produces the protein MISVQRAEELISKFSNIKIAVVGDVILDKYLWGEVERISPEAPVPIVDVKRETLSLGGASNVANNIVALDATAYMVGIVGDDENGRLIEKLIKEKGIHSVLIKDSSRPTIEKTRVIAVSQQLLRIDREERKPLDREIEEKLLESLKSIESKVDGFIVSDYGKGVVTEKIMSYIKSTNKPVFVDPKPSNFHLYEEITIMTPNKKEAYESIKADKSESIEEVGKRIMESLRINQLLITLGSEGMVLFERGKVLKIPAKARKVFDVTGAGDTVISVLALSRLASGSWEESATISNYAAGYVVGEIGTATVNRKILLETIESQRD, from the coding sequence ATGATAAGTGTACAACGAGCAGAAGAGCTTATCTCAAAATTTAGTAATATAAAGATAGCTGTTGTAGGTGATGTTATCCTTGATAAGTATCTATGGGGAGAAGTAGAGAGAATATCTCCTGAAGCTCCGGTTCCAATAGTTGATGTAAAAAGAGAAACGTTATCTTTAGGTGGAGCTTCAAACGTCGCTAACAACATAGTAGCTTTAGATGCAACTGCCTATATGGTTGGAATTGTAGGAGATGATGAAAACGGTAGACTTATAGAAAAACTTATTAAAGAAAAAGGTATACACTCTGTTTTAATCAAAGACAGTTCAAGACCAACAATAGAAAAAACAAGGGTTATAGCAGTCAGTCAACAACTTTTAAGAATAGATAGAGAAGAAAGAAAGCCATTAGATAGAGAAATAGAAGAAAAGTTATTAGAATCTCTAAAAAGTATTGAAAGTAAAGTAGATGGCTTTATTGTATCTGATTATGGTAAAGGAGTTGTCACTGAAAAAATAATGAGTTATATAAAATCCACTAACAAACCTGTTTTTGTAGACCCAAAACCTTCTAACTTTCACTTATACGAAGAAATTACAATAATGACTCCAAATAAAAAAGAGGCCTACGAAAGTATAAAAGCTGATAAATCAGAAAGTATAGAAGAAGTAGGAAAAAGGATAATGGAAAGTCTAAGGATAAACCAACTTCTTATAACCCTTGGCAGTGAAGGGATGGTTCTCTTTGAGAGAGGTAAAGTTTTAAAAATTCCGGCTAAAGCAAGGAAAGTTTTTGATGTTACAGGAGCTGGCGATACGGTAATTTCTGTTTTAGCTTTATCAAGGTTAGCAAGTGGATCATGGGAAGAGAGTGCTACTATATCCAATTATGCAGCTGGCTATGTGGTAGGGGAGATTGGAACTGCTACAGTAAATAGAAAAATACTACTTGAAACTATTGAATCTCAGAGAGATTGA
- a CDS encoding (Fe-S)-binding protein: MSHYIEPKLTIELAHQCVKCSACRQVCPTYSVVKEERSSPRGRLALAEAVVDGILPLTEDIAAQWNQCAMCRRCEWICPNEVEYKEIMFRARNMAKEKSKKDYFKNVVFKGLAMMGNPLTKIGMKFAPALMEAYGKMLGKEVPEYNAVYIDVGIPKYAKLMPKPSAKPFGLRGKEVKSEKSKGRLLFFTGCMIDAFQGKVGESVLKLMEKAGYDVVVPKDIRCCGAPHLYSGEIDSFNKLMKHNKQEIDKYQFDYIVVACPTCGGALKEEYKYPVKDFAEILEEEGFFTFRGKGEKVTFHFPCHSYTAMKTDPNVFRNVLKNVKDANYVEGEEAMMCCGFAGYFSVANYEVASELQKRKIEDLKKTQATYVLSDCPGCVLNLADGMYKHGDYKNVKVMHLAEYLAERLEDESVSEERK, encoded by the coding sequence ATGAGCCATTATATAGAACCTAAACTTACTATAGAGCTTGCCCATCAGTGTGTTAAATGTTCAGCTTGTCGTCAGGTTTGTCCAACTTACTCTGTTGTAAAAGAGGAAAGGTCTTCTCCACGAGGAAGGTTAGCTTTGGCTGAAGCAGTAGTTGACGGAATACTTCCTTTAACGGAAGATATAGCAGCTCAGTGGAACCAGTGTGCTATGTGTAGAAGATGTGAGTGGATATGTCCTAACGAAGTAGAGTACAAAGAGATAATGTTTAGAGCCAGAAATATGGCAAAAGAAAAAAGTAAAAAGGATTACTTTAAAAATGTTGTTTTTAAAGGTCTTGCTATGATGGGTAATCCTCTTACAAAAATAGGTATGAAATTTGCTCCTGCTTTAATGGAAGCTTACGGAAAAATGCTTGGAAAAGAGGTACCTGAATATAACGCAGTTTATATAGATGTAGGTATCCCTAAGTATGCTAAACTTATGCCAAAGCCTTCTGCAAAACCTTTTGGCCTTAGAGGTAAAGAGGTAAAATCAGAAAAATCAAAAGGTAGACTTTTATTTTTTACTGGATGTATGATAGATGCATTTCAAGGAAAGGTTGGAGAGAGTGTTTTAAAACTTATGGAAAAGGCCGGATACGACGTAGTTGTTCCAAAAGATATAAGATGCTGTGGAGCTCCTCACCTTTACAGCGGAGAGATAGACTCTTTTAATAAACTTATGAAACACAACAAACAGGAGATAGATAAGTACCAGTTTGATTACATAGTGGTTGCATGTCCAACGTGTGGTGGAGCTCTAAAAGAAGAGTATAAGTACCCTGTTAAAGACTTTGCGGAAATATTAGAAGAAGAAGGATTCTTTACATTTAGAGGTAAAGGTGAAAAAGTAACCTTCCATTTCCCATGCCACTCTTACACTGCTATGAAGACAGACCCTAATGTCTTTAGAAATGTTTTAAAAAACGTTAAAGATGCAAATTATGTAGAAGGTGAAGAGGCAATGATGTGTTGCGGTTTTGCAGGGTACTTCTCTGTTGCAAACTACGAAGTAGCATCTGAACTCCAAAAAAGGAAGATAGAGGACCTGAAAAAAACTCAGGCAACGTATGTTTTAAGTGATTGTCCCGGATGTGTTTTAAACCTTGCTGATGGAATGTACAAACATGGAGACTATAAAAATGTAAAAGTTATGCACCTTGCGGAGTACTTGGCAGAGAGGTTAGAAGATGAAAGTGTTAGTGAAGAAAGAAAGTAA
- a CDS encoding diguanylate cyclase — translation MNILEFFNKRKNEEEKYIDKTTGAYNRDYIDIIEKDFLKKRYAFLLIDVDNLSNLLNIYGKEFLELILRDLVSLIKRNIRENDKIIRVGHDEFLILLEKDGNDTNYLGIAEKIVSKVAINPFFIIKDKVKITVSAGLYINADKEKSFEDAFKKADKALLLAKEKGKNRVELYSDRSINLIDRRLSDIKEAILENRVICFYQPIFNVQTFKTFKYESLVRILTKERKIILPGMFLNSIKGSHVYKELTRKMLEFNFSILNRKNS, via the coding sequence ATGAACATTTTAGAGTTTTTTAATAAAAGAAAAAATGAAGAAGAAAAATACATAGATAAAACAACAGGTGCATACAATAGGGATTATATTGACATTATAGAAAAAGATTTCTTAAAGAAAAGGTATGCTTTCTTATTGATAGATGTGGACAACTTATCAAATTTATTAAATATCTACGGTAAAGAATTCTTAGAACTAATCCTTAGAGACCTTGTAAGTCTTATAAAAAGAAATATTAGGGAAAACGACAAAATTATCAGAGTAGGTCATGATGAATTCTTAATACTTTTAGAAAAAGATGGGAACGATACTAACTATTTAGGCATAGCTGAAAAGATTGTAAGTAAAGTTGCAATCAACCCATTCTTTATAATAAAAGACAAAGTTAAAATAACCGTTTCTGCAGGTTTATACATCAATGCTGATAAAGAAAAGAGTTTTGAGGATGCATTTAAAAAGGCAGACAAAGCTCTACTACTGGCTAAAGAAAAAGGTAAAAACAGAGTTGAACTTTACAGCGATAGAAGTATTAACCTTATTGATAGAAGACTTTCCGATATAAAAGAGGCTATATTAGAAAATAGAGTGATATGCTTTTACCAACCAATATTTAATGTACAGACGTTTAAAACATTTAAATATGAAAGTTTAGTAAGGATATTAACGAAAGAAAGAAAAATTATCTTACCGGGAATGTTTCTAAATTCTATTAAAGGGAGTCATGTTTATAAAGAGTTAACAAGAAAGATGTTAGAGTTTAATTTTTCAATTTTAAATAGAAAAAACAGTTAA
- a CDS encoding ferredoxin-thioredoxin reductase catalytic domain-containing protein, which translates to MENIKPEILEKMKNFVNTFAEKSGTVPNPNEEVRMAVIQGLAAHVQELGKPLCPCNFYPDKKEEVKKRRWICACDEMQIFKYCHCLLFTTPEGLPITEYLPEWHEGRQIYGLVKDPTPDKGRSLSKVENIVENLKEYIKEHGLDIPEEDILKFAQETAKKK; encoded by the coding sequence ATGGAAAATATAAAACCAGAAATACTAGAAAAGATGAAAAACTTTGTAAATACATTTGCGGAAAAATCTGGCACTGTACCAAATCCTAATGAAGAAGTAAGGATGGCTGTCATACAAGGACTTGCAGCTCATGTCCAAGAATTAGGAAAACCTCTATGCCCATGCAACTTTTATCCTGATAAAAAAGAAGAAGTTAAAAAAAGAAGATGGATATGTGCTTGTGATGAGATGCAAATATTTAAATACTGTCATTGTTTACTGTTTACAACACCAGAAGGTTTACCTATAACTGAATACTTACCAGAATGGCATGAAGGAAGACAGATATATGGCTTAGTTAAAGACCCAACTCCAGATAAAGGAAGGTCTCTATCTAAAGTAGAAAACATAGTAGAAAACCTCAAAGAATATATAAAAGAACACGGGCTTGATATACCTGAAGAAGATATATTAAAGTTTGCTCAAGAAACTGCGAAAAAGAAATAA
- the speD gene encoding adenosylmethionine decarboxylase has translation MIGFGPHLMVDGYEGSFEALASVEAVTNFLDTLPAEIGMTKIMPPYVFKYDGGEKPEDWGVSGFVIIAESHISIHTFPEKGYFSIDIFSCKEFNIPAALEIIKSFFGTDKLEIQTTSRGTEFPRDISLATTITSSQRNRLM, from the coding sequence TTGATAGGATTTGGACCCCATTTAATGGTTGATGGTTATGAAGGGTCGTTTGAGGCGTTAGCAAGTGTGGAAGCTGTAACGAACTTCTTAGACACCCTTCCAGCAGAGATAGGCATGACAAAGATAATGCCACCATACGTATTTAAGTATGATGGTGGAGAGAAACCAGAAGACTGGGGAGTATCTGGGTTTGTTATTATAGCTGAGAGCCATATAAGTATCCACACTTTTCCGGAGAAAGGATACTTTTCAATAGATATCTTCTCATGTAAAGAATTTAATATTCCAGCTGCATTGGAAATCATTAAGTCTTTCTTTGGAACGGATAAACTTGAAATTCAAACAACTTCAAGAGGAACTGAGTTTCCAAGGGATATATCTTTAGCAACAACTATAACATCTTCACAAAGAAATAGATTAATGTAA
- a CDS encoding EAL domain-containing protein — MNILEFFNKRKNEEEKYIDKTTGAYNRDYIDIIEKDFLKKRYAFLLIDVDNLSNLLNIYGKEFLELILRDLVSLIKRNIRENDKIIRVGHDEFLILLEKDGNDTNYLGIAEKIVSKVAINPFFIIKDKVKITVSAGLYINADKEKSFEDAFKKADKALLLAKEKGKNRVELYSDRSINLIDRRLSDIKEAILENRVICFYQPIFNVQTFKTFKYESLVRILTKERKIILPGMFLNSIKGSHVYKELTRKMLEFNFSILNRKNINISVNLLPSDILDEDILKILLSLGKNLREKVTIELLESESVSEYSKLRDKINTLKDAGYKIALDDFGSGYSNILHIVELSFDYIKIDGQIIRKIDKDSISYSAVKAIRGLTKELNIPTVAEFISSQEIFDKVKELGIDYGQGYFFKEPINLSEIQ, encoded by the coding sequence ATGAACATTTTAGAGTTTTTTAATAAAAGAAAAAATGAAGAAGAAAAATACATAGATAAAACAACAGGTGCATACAATAGGGATTATATTGACATTATAGAAAAAGATTTCTTAAAGAAAAGGTATGCTTTCTTATTGATAGATGTGGACAACTTATCAAATTTATTAAATATCTACGGTAAAGAATTCTTAGAACTAATCCTTAGAGACCTTGTAAGTCTTATAAAAAGAAATATTAGGGAAAACGACAAAATTATCAGAGTAGGTCATGATGAATTCTTAATACTTTTAGAAAAAGATGGGAACGATACTAACTATTTAGGCATAGCTGAAAAGATTGTAAGTAAAGTTGCAATCAACCCATTCTTTATAATAAAAGACAAAGTTAAAATAACCGTTTCTGCAGGTTTATACATCAATGCTGATAAAGAAAAGAGTTTTGAGGATGCATTTAAAAAGGCAGACAAAGCTCTACTACTGGCTAAAGAAAAAGGTAAAAACAGAGTTGAACTTTACAGCGATAGAAGTATTAACCTTATTGATAGAAGACTTTCCGATATAAAAGAGGCTATATTAGAAAATAGAGTGATATGCTTTTACCAACCAATATTTAATGTACAGACGTTTAAAACATTTAAATATGAAAGTTTAGTAAGGATATTAACGAAAGAAAGAAAAATTATCTTACCGGGAATGTTTCTAAATTCTATTAAAGGGAGTCATGTTTATAAAGAGTTAACAAGAAAGATGTTAGAGTTTAATTTTTCAATTTTAAATAGAAAAAACATAAATATAAGCGTAAATCTGCTACCTTCAGATATACTGGATGAAGATATATTGAAAATTTTACTATCATTAGGAAAAAACCTTAGAGAAAAAGTCACTATTGAACTTTTAGAATCTGAAAGTGTAAGTGAGTATTCAAAACTGAGAGATAAGATAAATACACTAAAAGATGCTGGATACAAGATTGCCTTAGATGATTTTGGTAGTGGTTATTCTAATATATTGCATATAGTAGAACTTAGTTTTGATTACATTAAAATAGACGGTCAAATCATTAGGAAAATAGACAAAGACTCAATTTCCTATAGTGCAGTAAAAGCTATTAGAGGACTTACAAAAGAGCTTAACATACCTACAGTTGCTGAATTTATATCTTCACAAGAAATATTTGATAAAGTGAAAGAGTTAGGAATAGACTATGGTCAAGGTTACTTCTTTAAAGAACCTATCAATCTCTCTGAGATTCAATAG
- the argJ gene encoding bifunctional glutamate N-acetyltransferase/amino-acid acetyltransferase ArgJ: MNIKMGVAKAGIKPSGDYDILVVKFPLSVYSAVFTQNSLAAAPVLYDRLVCEIQDRILALVINSGNANAATGQKGFENAEKMVEITAECLGLDKSEVMVFSTGVIGVQLPMDKVENGIKQACQNLQDLDLELAARAISTTDTFYKYYETTGMIDGEVFTVKGIAKGAGMIHPNMATMLAYIFTDVKIDKDLLDKATKLVVDRTFNSISVDGCESTNDSFVVVATGESKVEINDSNRVYFTKKLYEVALELAKMIVKDGEGATKLIEINVFQASSKEEAKKVGEAIATSNLFKTAMFGNDPNWGRILSAVGQLHLDIDFSKVKLYLGDFLLYNGEPIEFDRSAAIEYLKNNKEIVINLYLSRGEQEWTFYTCDLGYKYVEINAEYTT, from the coding sequence ATGAATATTAAAATGGGTGTTGCAAAAGCTGGAATAAAACCATCAGGGGATTACGATATCCTTGTTGTTAAATTTCCCCTTTCTGTTTACAGCGCAGTGTTTACTCAAAACTCACTGGCAGCAGCTCCAGTTTTATACGATAGATTGGTTTGTGAGATTCAAGATAGAATATTAGCTTTGGTTATAAACAGTGGAAATGCAAACGCAGCTACAGGTCAAAAAGGTTTTGAGAATGCAGAAAAGATGGTGGAAATTACTGCAGAGTGTTTAGGTTTAGATAAATCAGAGGTTATGGTGTTTTCAACAGGTGTGATAGGCGTTCAGCTTCCTATGGATAAAGTAGAAAATGGTATAAAACAAGCCTGTCAAAACCTTCAAGATTTAGATTTAGAATTGGCAGCAAGAGCTATATCTACAACAGATACTTTTTATAAGTACTATGAAACAACTGGAATGATAGATGGAGAAGTATTTACTGTAAAAGGTATAGCAAAAGGTGCTGGAATGATACATCCAAACATGGCAACTATGCTTGCTTATATATTTACAGACGTTAAAATAGACAAAGACCTTTTAGACAAAGCTACAAAACTTGTTGTAGATAGGACTTTTAACTCAATATCAGTAGATGGATGTGAAAGTACAAATGATAGTTTTGTAGTAGTCGCAACAGGAGAGTCAAAGGTTGAAATAAATGACTCAAACAGGGTGTACTTTACAAAAAAACTTTACGAAGTGGCTTTAGAACTTGCAAAGATGATTGTTAAAGATGGAGAAGGTGCAACGAAACTGATAGAGATAAATGTATTTCAAGCATCATCTAAAGAAGAAGCCAAAAAAGTTGGAGAAGCTATAGCAACATCAAACCTCTTTAAAACAGCAATGTTTGGAAACGACCCAAACTGGGGAAGAATACTTTCAGCAGTAGGACAACTTCATTTAGATATAGACTTTTCAAAAGTTAAACTTTACTTAGGAGATTTTCTACTCTATAACGGAGAACCAATAGAATTTGATAGGTCAGCTGCTATAGAGTATTTAAAAAATAATAAAGAAATTGTTATAAACCTTTACCTTAGTAGAGGAGAGCAAGAGTGGACTTTCTACACCTGTGATTTAGGCTACAAGTACGTAGAGATAAATGCAGAGTATACAACCTAA
- a CDS encoding rubredoxin, translated as MKVLVKKESNVKYRCRVCGYVYDPEKGDEINLISPGVEFVDLPDKWRCPVCNYSKKEFRKI; from the coding sequence ATGAAAGTGTTAGTGAAGAAAGAAAGTAATGTAAAGTACAGATGTAGAGTATGTGGATACGTGTACGACCCAGAAAAAGGAGATGAGATAAATCTAATATCTCCTGGTGTAGAATTTGTAGACCTTCCTGATAAGTGGAGGTGTCCTGTTTGTAATTACTCAAAAAAGGAGTTTAGAAAGATTTAG
- a CDS encoding ATP synthase F0 subunit B, with translation MHVGISLDYTLFIQLGLFLVFMFVMKKVYFDPYLQAFEERETTVKKLLEEAEVNNRQAQEILKEVDAILSKVKEESKKILDESSKETNQIVADIIRKAQEEAEKEIEEAKKDIDRVAEIEIKALDTTIEKIAEKIVDKLTLKEKAA, from the coding sequence ATGCACGTAGGGATAAGTCTTGATTACACCCTTTTTATCCAATTAGGTTTATTTTTAGTTTTTATGTTCGTAATGAAAAAAGTCTACTTTGATCCATACTTACAGGCATTTGAGGAAAGAGAAACGACAGTTAAGAAACTACTGGAAGAAGCTGAAGTAAACAACAGACAAGCTCAAGAGATTTTAAAAGAAGTTGATGCAATTTTATCAAAAGTCAAAGAAGAGAGTAAAAAAATCTTAGATGAATCTTCAAAGGAGACAAACCAAATTGTTGCAGATATTATAAGAAAGGCTCAAGAAGAAGCTGAAAAAGAGATAGAAGAAGCTAAAAAGGATATAGACAGAGTAGCTGAAATAGAGATAAAAGCGTTAGATACAACTATAGAAAAAATAGCAGAGAAGATAGTAGATAAACTAACTCTTAAGGAGAAAGCGGCATGA
- a CDS encoding cytochrome c has product MKKYLTAIALCVSISYAGDLTLKEPPKTLSKYYPPNSNKMEFLNSMYAMSTAFTGMFTNIQENDWKNAEKWANILRENYLNIGKMVPEFDKGLKKNEVNALVEAVKSKDMEKVKFNADAVGKSCMQCHQNYKVSTKILYHYPSFEVINIEDPVSRSNVEFHDYMKKVSDSMKKMRVYLEDGKFDKAVAEGNNFIKRVKGISQSCNECHNNKLSIEIYQGKELEEKLNLLSKALQSKNKEEIYKSVGWISMNNCSKCHNTHQTVAELKEKFNK; this is encoded by the coding sequence ATGAAAAAGTATCTAACTGCTATAGCCTTATGTGTATCTATTTCTTACGCTGGAGATTTAACGTTAAAAGAACCACCAAAGACTCTTTCAAAGTACTATCCTCCAAACTCAAATAAAATGGAGTTTTTAAACAGTATGTACGCAATGTCAACAGCTTTTACAGGAATGTTTACAAACATACAGGAAAATGATTGGAAAAATGCAGAAAAATGGGCAAACATTTTAAGAGAGAACTATTTAAACATAGGTAAAATGGTTCCTGAGTTTGATAAAGGGTTAAAGAAGAATGAAGTAAATGCCCTTGTTGAAGCTGTAAAGTCAAAAGATATGGAAAAAGTAAAATTTAACGCTGACGCTGTAGGTAAATCCTGTATGCAGTGCCACCAAAACTACAAAGTATCAACAAAAATCCTTTACCATTACCCATCTTTTGAAGTTATAAATATAGAAGACCCTGTAAGCAGGTCTAATGTAGAGTTTCACGATTATATGAAAAAAGTTTCTGACTCTATGAAAAAAATGAGAGTTTACTTAGAAGATGGAAAGTTTGATAAAGCAGTAGCAGAAGGAAACAACTTCATAAAAAGAGTTAAGGGTATATCTCAAAGTTGTAATGAGTGTCATAACAACAAACTATCCATTGAAATATATCAAGGCAAAGAGTTAGAAGAAAAGTTAAACCTTTTATCAAAGGCTTTACAATCCAAAAACAAGGAAGAGATTTACAAATCTGTAGGATGGATATCTATGAATAACTGTTCAAAGTGTCATAATACTCACCAAACAGTAGCAGAGTTAAAAGAAAAGTTTAATAAATAA